The genomic interval AGAATGAATATACTTGGCATCTTGTTTACTATTCTAGGCATAGGTATGTGTGGCTTTGATGAAGGGATGTGGTTATAATGCCGCGCGTGCTAAACAGTGGGAATTTGGCTGGGCATTTGTTGAGCATATTTTGTGGCACGGCTAACACGGGAAGTAAGGCTAAAGGTTTTGGTGTGGCGGTGGTTAGTGGGTGGCGAGTGGTTGGAGCGAGGTCAGCGGGTGCTGGTCGGGTGTGTTCTGGGCAGAACGAACTATGACGTAGATTTGCCTGACTTACACGCAAAGCTACCGTTTGTGTCGATCGATCAGGCCGGATTGAGACGTCATTGAGGGATGGTTTGGGACCGTGGGGGGGAATATAAGGGTCTTTTTTTGGTGCGGTTTTGAATTTGTTCTTAGCGACAGACTTTTGAATCAAGCATCACCTTGTCACCTACAGAACTATCACGAGTCAAGCAAGTTTGATACCTACCACAAGTAACAACACAGTTTGATTACATACCTAcaacatacctacctactaccCAACAAGAGAGACCACGACCAGCTGCAAGATGGAGAAATCACCGGCATACAACtacaactacaacaacaacaacaacaacggggGCATGGGAATGGACACGGGCATCACTGGcggcacctcctcctcctctgccaaCCCTATGCAACAACCTGTGTACaccgacaacaccaaaccccacACCAACGACTACTACGCCGCCCCTCCTACCTCGTCTTCCGCAGGCGTAGGCGCAggagcaacaccaacaacccaccccGTGGGTATGGACCACACAAACCGTGACTCGATGGCATCCACCGCCGTACCCCCAGCTACCACCAGGACGAGTTCATCAAGTTTCACAGGAAGTgacgtcatcctcctcatcatggccatcttcctccccccggTGGCGGTCTTCTTGAAGAGGGGATGTGACGCGCATTTTTTTATCAACATCCTGCTCACGATCTTGGCGTGGTTGCCGGGCATGATTCATGCTTTTTATGTTGTGGTGAGGTACCCTGGTGATTTGGGGGAtcggagggcgaggaagggggaggggaagaggggtATTTGAGAGATGAAGGTTTTGGAATGGGGCAATGAATGGGACAATGGTAGAGcatgggggggaggagggacttGGGGGAtatgaagggagggaggaaatATGATACCAATTTGAGTAGCTATTTTGATTTTTTGTTATTGCGTCTTTCAGG from Podospora pseudoanserina strain CBS 124.78 chromosome 6, whole genome shotgun sequence carries:
- the PMP3_2 gene encoding plasma membrane proteolipid Pmp3 (EggNog:ENOG503P9V8; COG:S), with amino-acid sequence MEKSPAYNYNYNNNNNNGGMGMDTGITGGTSSSSANPMQQPVYTDNTKPHTNDYYAAPPTSSSAGVGAGATPTTHPVGMDHTNRDSMASTAVPPATTRTSSSSFTGSDVILLIMAIFLPPVAVFLKRGCDAHFFINILLTILAWLPGMIHAFYVVVRYPGDLGDRRARKGEGKRGI